In Cryptosporangium aurantiacum, one DNA window encodes the following:
- a CDS encoding NAD(P)-dependent alcohol dehydrogenase — MTHSRSAVLRDLTGPYSIETVTVDPPGPGEALVRVVAAGLCHTDQFGRSGLLGDTFLPAILGHEGSGIVEAVGPGVTTVAPGDHVVLSFDSCGSCDACVGGAPSNCVSFELHNVTGSRPDGSGCVTDASGARVTSRWFGQSSFGEFTLATARNMVKVDTDVPLALLGPLGCGIQTGAGAVLNTARLAPGQTIGVFGVGAVGLAAVMAAKLSGASEIVAVDLHPTRRALAAELGATRVVDGNDPDLIAAVRGDGPGLDVTFDTTGVSAVMSAAIDVLRRPGLCILVGAGLDTLTVFPAALAGKTVTYVYEGSAVPQLFIPRLIDLWKRGLFPFDRLITEYPFEAIDQAEADANSGVTVKPVLLLKP; from the coding sequence ATGACCCACTCTCGTAGTGCTGTCCTTCGCGACCTCACCGGGCCCTACTCGATCGAGACCGTCACCGTCGACCCACCCGGCCCTGGTGAGGCACTGGTCCGGGTGGTGGCCGCGGGGCTGTGCCACACCGACCAGTTCGGACGCAGCGGCCTGCTCGGCGACACGTTCCTGCCCGCGATCCTGGGACACGAGGGCTCCGGGATCGTCGAGGCGGTCGGACCCGGCGTGACGACCGTGGCGCCCGGCGACCACGTCGTGCTGTCGTTCGACTCCTGCGGTTCCTGCGACGCGTGCGTCGGCGGTGCGCCGTCGAACTGCGTCTCGTTCGAGCTGCACAACGTCACCGGATCGCGCCCCGACGGCAGCGGCTGCGTCACCGACGCGTCCGGCGCCCGGGTGACCAGCCGCTGGTTCGGGCAGTCGTCGTTCGGCGAGTTCACGCTGGCGACCGCGCGGAACATGGTGAAGGTCGACACCGACGTCCCGCTGGCGCTGCTCGGCCCGCTGGGCTGTGGCATCCAGACCGGCGCCGGTGCGGTGCTCAACACCGCGCGGCTCGCGCCGGGCCAGACGATCGGCGTCTTCGGCGTCGGCGCGGTCGGGCTCGCCGCGGTGATGGCCGCGAAGCTGTCCGGGGCGAGCGAGATCGTCGCGGTCGACCTCCACCCGACGCGGCGCGCACTCGCCGCGGAGCTCGGCGCCACCCGGGTCGTCGACGGGAACGATCCGGACCTGATCGCCGCGGTTCGTGGCGACGGGCCCGGCCTCGACGTCACGTTCGACACCACCGGCGTCAGCGCCGTGATGAGCGCGGCGATCGACGTCCTCCGGCGGCCCGGCCTGTGCATCCTGGTCGGAGCCGGCCTGGACACGCTGACCGTCTTCCCGGCCGCGCTGGCGGGGAAGACCGTGACCTACGTCTACGAGGGCAGCGCGGTGCCGCAGCTGTTCATCCCGCGCCTGATCGACCTCTGGAAGCGCGGGCTCTTCCCCTTCGACCGGCTGATCACCGAGTATCCGTTCGAGGCGATCGACCAGGCAGAAGCCGACGCCAATTCCGGCGTCACCGTGAAGCCGGTGCTCCTGCTCAAGCCCTGA
- a CDS encoding FadR/GntR family transcriptional regulator, with translation MAAEAREKPQRIADEIRMLIVRGELSEGESLGREPDLVERFGVSRPSLREALRILEAEGLISVKRGARGGVVVHRPDHRMTARTAALVLQARNVPLADVYDARRLLEPVAARTVAASDGRREAAGELRRLIADQLEVVDDPDAFGRANARFHARLVELAGNRTLGIVAEMLNEVVARAVTTVSQPSAADTSATRLRGLRSQARLAALIEDGDAVAAEHHWSEHMAVVGRVLLAQRAKTVIDLMRHDY, from the coding sequence ATGGCCGCCGAGGCGCGCGAGAAGCCACAGCGGATCGCCGACGAGATCCGCATGCTCATCGTCCGGGGTGAGTTGTCGGAGGGCGAGTCGCTCGGACGGGAACCGGACCTCGTCGAGAGGTTCGGCGTCTCCCGCCCGTCGCTGCGCGAAGCGCTGCGCATCCTGGAGGCCGAAGGCCTCATCTCGGTGAAGCGGGGCGCGCGGGGCGGGGTCGTCGTGCACCGCCCCGACCACCGGATGACCGCGCGGACCGCGGCGCTGGTGCTGCAGGCCCGCAACGTGCCGCTGGCCGACGTCTACGACGCGCGGCGGCTGCTGGAGCCGGTCGCGGCGCGGACGGTGGCGGCCTCGGACGGCCGCCGGGAGGCGGCCGGCGAACTGCGTCGGCTCATCGCCGATCAACTCGAGGTCGTCGACGATCCGGACGCGTTCGGGCGCGCCAACGCCCGGTTCCACGCGCGCCTGGTCGAGCTGGCGGGGAACCGGACGCTCGGCATCGTGGCCGAGATGCTCAACGAGGTTGTCGCCCGAGCCGTGACGACGGTCAGCCAGCCGAGCGCCGCCGACACCAGCGCCACCCGGCTGCGTGGCCTGCGCTCCCAGGCCCGCCTCGCCGCGCTGATCGAGGACGGTGACGCGGTCGCGGCCGAACACCACTGGTCCGAGCACATGGCGGTGGTCGGACGGGTACTGCTCGCACAGCGCGCGAAGACCGTGATCGACCTGATGCGACACGACTACTGA
- a CDS encoding enoyl-CoA hydratase/isomerase family protein: MSGLAVSRNGGVLRVDLDRPARKNALDSAAVGALIDVLRAAATDDDLRVVVLGSTGPDFCSGADWVSTNRGDRPRPRTGAVQRRTAVEAHRLVQLVTEVQLPVVCEVRGYAAGLGCQLALAADFTIATDDSCFWEPFVQRGFSADSGATWLLPRLAGVARAKEMLLLGRKVSGAEAADWGLVHRAVPAAELEPATASVVDQLAAGPTVAVGLTKRAIHRGLSLGLADAMEYEATALELSSRTADFKEGLAAFTQRRSPRFTGR, from the coding sequence GTGAGCGGTCTCGCCGTGAGCCGGAACGGCGGCGTGCTCCGCGTCGACCTCGACCGGCCGGCCCGCAAGAACGCACTGGACAGCGCCGCCGTCGGCGCGCTGATCGACGTCCTTCGCGCCGCGGCCACCGACGACGATCTGCGCGTCGTCGTCCTCGGCAGCACCGGACCGGACTTCTGCTCCGGAGCCGACTGGGTGAGCACGAACCGCGGCGATCGGCCGCGGCCGCGCACCGGCGCCGTGCAGCGGCGTACCGCGGTCGAGGCGCACCGGCTGGTCCAGCTGGTCACCGAGGTGCAGCTCCCGGTCGTCTGCGAGGTCCGCGGGTACGCCGCCGGGCTCGGCTGCCAGCTGGCGCTGGCCGCGGACTTCACGATCGCCACCGACGACAGCTGCTTCTGGGAGCCGTTCGTCCAGCGCGGCTTCAGCGCCGACAGCGGCGCGACCTGGCTGCTGCCCCGCCTGGCCGGTGTCGCGCGGGCGAAGGAGATGCTGCTGCTCGGGCGCAAGGTCAGTGGTGCCGAGGCTGCCGACTGGGGTCTCGTCCACCGTGCCGTACCGGCCGCGGAGCTCGAACCGGCCACCGCGTCGGTCGTCGATCAGCTCGCGGCAGGACCGACCGTCGCGGTCGGGCTGACCAAACGCGCGATCCACCGCGGGCTCTCGCTCGGCCTGGCCGACGCGATGGAGTACGAGGCGACGGCGCTCGAGCTGTCGTCCCGGACCGCCGACTTCAAAGAAGGACTCGCGGCGTTCACCCAGCGCCGCTCGCCCCGCTTCACCGGACGGTAG
- a CDS encoding acetyl-CoA C-acetyltransferase, with translation MPDVFLYDHVRTPRGRGKPTGALHEITPVQLAVQTLRAVRERNTLPADGVDEVVLGVVSGAGEQGPLLPRIAPIAAGFADQVPGLHVNRFCASGLEAVAIGAAKIAAGSCDAVIGGGVESMSRVPPGSDGGGPWGLDPALTADHPMVTQGVSADLLATLCGFTRKDLDSYGLASQQRAAQAWAEGRFDRSVIPVTDVLGLTVLERDEHLRPDTTLDGLDALAPAFTFFGEKLGQDAIALQRYPQLEKIEHLHTAGTSSGVVDGAAAVLIGNTEAGERLGLTPRAKIRSSVSLGSEPLLFLDAPPATCRRALARAGMAVHDVDLWEINEAFAAVPLLLMSELDLPHDRVNVNGGAIALGHPLGATGAMILGTLLDELERRDLGTGVVTLCAAGGMGIAMVIERV, from the coding sequence TTGCCCGACGTTTTCCTCTACGACCACGTCCGGACGCCACGCGGCCGGGGCAAGCCCACCGGCGCGCTCCACGAGATCACGCCCGTCCAGCTCGCCGTGCAGACGCTGCGCGCCGTCCGGGAGCGCAACACGCTTCCCGCGGACGGCGTCGACGAGGTCGTCCTCGGCGTGGTGAGCGGCGCCGGCGAGCAGGGGCCGCTGCTGCCCCGGATCGCGCCGATCGCGGCCGGATTCGCCGACCAGGTCCCCGGCCTGCACGTCAACCGGTTCTGCGCGTCCGGATTGGAGGCCGTGGCGATCGGCGCCGCGAAGATCGCCGCCGGGTCCTGCGACGCGGTGATCGGCGGCGGCGTCGAGAGCATGTCCCGGGTGCCGCCGGGCTCCGACGGCGGAGGCCCGTGGGGCCTCGATCCGGCGCTGACCGCCGACCACCCGATGGTGACGCAGGGCGTCAGCGCGGATCTGCTGGCGACGCTCTGCGGCTTCACCCGCAAGGACCTGGACAGCTACGGGCTGGCCAGCCAGCAGCGTGCCGCCCAGGCGTGGGCGGAGGGACGCTTCGACCGGTCGGTGATCCCGGTGACCGACGTCCTCGGGTTGACGGTCCTCGAGCGCGACGAACATCTACGACCGGACACCACGCTCGACGGGCTCGACGCCCTGGCGCCCGCCTTCACGTTCTTCGGCGAGAAGCTCGGCCAGGACGCGATCGCGCTGCAGCGCTACCCGCAGCTGGAGAAGATCGAGCATCTGCACACCGCGGGCACCAGCTCCGGCGTCGTCGACGGCGCGGCGGCCGTCCTGATCGGTAACACCGAGGCCGGGGAGCGCCTGGGCCTCACCCCCCGCGCGAAGATCCGGTCGTCGGTCTCGCTGGGCTCCGAACCGCTGTTGTTCCTCGACGCACCGCCCGCGACCTGCCGCAGGGCGCTGGCCCGCGCGGGCATGGCCGTGCACGACGTCGACCTCTGGGAGATCAACGAGGCGTTCGCCGCGGTGCCGCTGCTGCTGATGAGCGAGCTGGACCTCCCGCACGACCGGGTCAACGTCAACGGCGGGGCGATCGCGCTCGGTCATCCGCTCGGGGCCACCGGCGCGATGATCCTCGGCACGCTGCTCGACGAACTCGAGCGCCGTGACCTGGGCACGGGCGTCGTCACGCTCTGCGCGGCCGGTGGCATGGGCATCGCGATGGTCATCGAGAGGGTCTGA
- a CDS encoding cytochrome P450, translating into MTLFATPHPVQTQIDISSQRFWSLPFAERETSFARLRAEAPVSWHPPIEVDFPHDQRGFWAVTRAADITAVSRDSEVFESKHGITLDPVSPEESVAISFFLAMDPPEHTRYRKLISAAFTPKAIGRITERIEQNAVSIVDGLIGAGDVDFVTACSARLPMTTVSDIVGVPDSERDRVSQAAEHLVGGGEAAGLSREEFHSFAFGEVLYLFQVGADLAAHRRKNPADDLMTNLVQAEIDGHRLTDDNIGAFMVLMSVAGNDTTKQATTRTMLALNDYPEQRDWLLADYDGRIMPAIEEFVRYSTPVMQFTRTASRDVELHGAQIAAGDKVALFYCSGNRDETVFDRPDVFDLRRRKSLHVGFGGGGAHYCLGSGVAKTQLRAIIGQLLTRVPSIEFGEPVPLESNFIHGIASLPARIGA; encoded by the coding sequence ATGACGCTGTTCGCGACCCCCCATCCGGTGCAGACACAGATCGACATCTCCTCCCAGCGGTTCTGGTCGCTGCCGTTCGCCGAGCGGGAGACGTCGTTCGCCCGGCTGCGGGCCGAAGCGCCGGTGAGCTGGCATCCACCGATCGAAGTCGACTTCCCGCACGACCAGCGCGGGTTCTGGGCCGTCACCCGCGCCGCCGACATCACCGCGGTCAGCCGCGACAGCGAGGTGTTCGAGTCCAAGCACGGCATCACGCTCGACCCGGTGTCGCCGGAGGAGTCCGTCGCGATCTCGTTCTTCCTCGCGATGGATCCGCCCGAGCACACCCGGTATCGCAAGCTGATCAGCGCGGCGTTCACCCCGAAGGCGATCGGGCGGATCACCGAGCGGATCGAGCAGAACGCCGTGTCGATCGTCGACGGGCTGATCGGGGCGGGTGACGTCGATTTCGTGACGGCCTGCTCGGCCCGGTTACCGATGACGACGGTCTCCGACATCGTCGGGGTGCCGGACTCCGAACGCGACCGGGTCTCCCAGGCCGCCGAGCACCTGGTCGGCGGCGGTGAGGCGGCCGGGCTGTCCCGCGAGGAGTTCCACTCGTTCGCGTTCGGCGAGGTGCTCTACCTGTTCCAGGTCGGCGCCGATCTGGCCGCGCACCGGCGGAAGAACCCGGCCGACGACCTGATGACCAACCTCGTCCAGGCGGAGATCGACGGCCACCGGCTGACCGACGACAACATCGGCGCGTTCATGGTGCTGATGAGCGTCGCGGGCAACGACACCACCAAGCAGGCCACGACCCGGACGATGCTCGCGCTGAACGACTACCCCGAGCAGCGGGACTGGCTGCTGGCGGACTACGACGGCCGGATCATGCCGGCGATCGAGGAGTTCGTCCGGTACTCCACCCCGGTCATGCAGTTCACCCGCACCGCGTCCCGCGACGTCGAGCTGCACGGCGCGCAGATCGCCGCCGGTGACAAGGTCGCGCTGTTCTACTGCTCGGGCAACCGGGACGAGACCGTGTTCGACCGGCCGGACGTGTTCGACCTGCGCCGGCGCAAGAGCCTCCACGTCGGGTTCGGGGGCGGCGGAGCCCACTACTGCCTCGGCAGCGGGGTCGCGAAGACCCAGCTGCGGGCGATCATCGGGCAGTTGCTGACCCGGGTGCCGTCGATCGAGTTCGGTGAGCCGGTGCCGCTGGAGAGCAACTTCATCCACGGCATCGCGTCGCTTCCCGCCCGGATCGGAGCCTGA
- a CDS encoding class I adenylate-forming enzyme family protein translates to MTLGDRIAAVTALEPDRPAIDYQGRWVSWGELGAIAGAVAAHVPEPGTRVAVLLRNSPASVGIVLGVLRAGGCVVTVNPHRGAERVRAELTELGAPIVAGQPDDVRDHPGATLAVDASLEVRALRPGSRGASAALRPGSRGVSAALRPGVAVQMLTSGTTGPPKRIDLTYDTLERVFAGAKHYEGSRDARVRLRSGIAVVNAPLVHLGGLFRVLQCVLDGRSFALLERFTVEAWADAVRRHRPATVSLVPAALRMVLDADLDRADLSSVRSVICGTAPLSPDDADAFTAKYGVPVLVSYAATEFGGGVAGWNLADHQQYWATKRGSVGRAHPGCALRVVSAETGAALPPDQPGLLEVRAAQLGSGDEWIRTTDLARIDADGFVWILGRADQAIIRGGFKILPDDVRAVLEQHPAVRAAAVVGRADRRLGAVPVAAVEIRTPVTSDDLLAHASAQLAPYERPVEIRIVDALPRTPSAKVDLTAVRGLLR, encoded by the coding sequence ATGACTCTCGGGGACCGGATCGCGGCGGTGACCGCGCTCGAGCCCGATCGCCCGGCGATCGACTACCAGGGACGCTGGGTCTCCTGGGGTGAGCTCGGCGCGATCGCCGGGGCCGTGGCCGCGCACGTGCCGGAGCCCGGCACCCGGGTCGCGGTCCTGCTCCGGAACAGCCCGGCGTCGGTCGGGATCGTGCTCGGAGTGCTCCGCGCGGGCGGCTGTGTGGTGACGGTCAACCCGCACCGGGGCGCCGAGCGCGTCCGGGCGGAGCTGACGGAGCTCGGCGCCCCGATCGTCGCCGGGCAGCCAGACGACGTGCGGGATCATCCGGGGGCGACGCTCGCCGTGGATGCGTCGCTCGAGGTGCGTGCGCTGCGGCCGGGCTCTCGCGGCGCGTCGGCTGCGCTGCGGCCGGGCTCTCGCGGTGTGTCGGCTGCGCTGCGGCCGGGCGTCGCGGTGCAGATGCTCACCAGCGGCACCACCGGCCCGCCGAAACGGATCGACCTCACCTACGACACGCTGGAGCGGGTCTTCGCGGGCGCGAAACACTACGAGGGCAGCCGCGATGCCCGGGTGCGCCTGCGGTCGGGCATCGCGGTCGTCAACGCCCCGCTCGTGCACCTCGGCGGTCTGTTCCGCGTGCTGCAGTGCGTGCTCGACGGGCGGTCGTTCGCGCTGCTCGAACGGTTCACGGTCGAGGCATGGGCGGACGCCGTCCGGCGGCACCGGCCGGCCACCGTGAGCCTGGTGCCCGCCGCGCTCCGGATGGTGCTCGACGCCGACCTGGACCGCGCCGACCTGAGTAGCGTCCGCTCGGTGATCTGCGGGACCGCGCCGCTGTCGCCGGACGACGCCGACGCGTTCACCGCGAAGTACGGCGTCCCCGTGCTGGTGTCGTACGCCGCGACGGAGTTCGGGGGCGGTGTCGCCGGCTGGAACCTCGCCGACCACCAGCAGTACTGGGCGACCAAACGCGGCAGCGTCGGGCGGGCGCATCCGGGGTGCGCGCTGCGGGTGGTCTCCGCGGAAACCGGCGCCGCGCTCCCGCCCGATCAGCCGGGCCTGCTGGAGGTGCGGGCCGCCCAGCTCGGCTCCGGAGACGAGTGGATCCGGACCACCGACCTGGCCCGGATCGACGCCGACGGGTTCGTCTGGATCCTCGGCCGCGCCGACCAGGCGATCATCCGCGGTGGTTTCAAGATCCTGCCCGACGACGTCCGCGCGGTGCTGGAGCAGCACCCGGCCGTGCGGGCCGCGGCGGTGGTCGGCCGCGCCGATCGGCGGCTCGGCGCGGTGCCGGTGGCGGCCGTCGAGATCCGGACACCGGTCACCAGCGACGACCTGCTCGCGCACGCGTCCGCGCAACTGGCGCCGTACGAGCGGCCGGTGGAGATCCGGATCGTCGACGCGCTGCCGCGGACGCCGTCGGCGAAGGTCGATCTGACCGCCGTGCGAGGGCTGCTGCGATGA
- a CDS encoding aldehyde dehydrogenase family protein, whose amino-acid sequence MSVTADHPRTVTIDGSGVETAAHFDVINPATGEPFASAPAVSPQQLDAAVRAADAAYGRWRRDEDARKAALLAAADAVDAAAGELAAILTAEQGKPLQDAATETFLVSLWLRYYANLELGPEIVRDDENGYAEVHRRPLGVVAAITPWNFPLTLAMWKIAPALRAGNTVVIKPSPFTPLATLALGEVLRDVLPPGVLNVVTGPDPLGASLTTHPLVRKISFTGSTATGKKVAAAAADDLKRVTLELGGNDPAIVLPGAPIGDIAAGLFWSGFINNGQTCLAVKRIYVHEEQHDDLVEALAGIARDVRVDEGTAEGVQLGPINNRPQFERVSGLVADAVAHDATVAAGGQALDRPGYFFAPTILANVSDGLAVVDEEQFGPVLPVISYREVDDAVARANSTRYGLTASVWSADPEHAAEVAAEVDAGQVTVNMHGGAVTPDLPFGGHKWSGIGVENGPWGLYGFTETQVLAGPARSA is encoded by the coding sequence ATGTCCGTCACCGCCGACCACCCCCGTACCGTGACGATCGACGGCTCGGGAGTCGAAACCGCCGCCCACTTCGACGTGATCAACCCGGCCACCGGCGAGCCGTTCGCCAGCGCGCCGGCCGTCTCGCCGCAACAACTCGACGCCGCTGTGCGCGCCGCCGACGCCGCGTACGGCCGCTGGCGCCGCGACGAGGACGCGCGGAAAGCCGCGCTGCTGGCCGCCGCCGACGCGGTCGACGCCGCCGCGGGCGAGCTCGCCGCGATCCTGACCGCGGAGCAGGGCAAGCCGCTCCAGGACGCGGCGACCGAGACCTTCCTGGTGTCGCTGTGGCTGCGCTACTACGCCAACCTCGAGCTCGGGCCGGAGATCGTCCGGGACGACGAGAACGGCTACGCCGAGGTCCACCGGCGGCCGCTGGGCGTCGTCGCGGCGATCACGCCGTGGAACTTCCCGCTGACGCTGGCGATGTGGAAGATCGCGCCGGCACTGCGCGCGGGCAACACGGTCGTGATCAAGCCGTCGCCGTTCACGCCGCTGGCGACGCTCGCGCTCGGCGAGGTGCTCCGCGATGTGCTGCCGCCGGGCGTCCTCAACGTCGTCACCGGGCCGGACCCGCTCGGCGCGTCGCTGACCACCCACCCGCTCGTGCGCAAGATCAGCTTCACCGGCTCCACCGCGACCGGCAAGAAGGTCGCGGCCGCCGCGGCCGACGACCTCAAGCGGGTCACGCTCGAACTCGGTGGCAACGACCCGGCGATCGTCCTGCCCGGCGCGCCGATCGGTGACATCGCGGCCGGGCTCTTCTGGAGCGGGTTCATCAACAACGGGCAGACCTGCCTGGCGGTCAAGCGGATCTACGTCCACGAGGAACAGCACGACGACCTGGTGGAGGCGCTCGCCGGGATCGCGCGGGACGTCCGGGTCGACGAGGGCACCGCCGAGGGCGTCCAGCTCGGGCCGATCAACAACCGTCCGCAGTTCGAGCGGGTCTCCGGGCTGGTCGCGGACGCGGTCGCGCACGACGCCACGGTCGCGGCCGGCGGCCAGGCCCTCGACCGGCCGGGGTACTTCTTCGCCCCGACAATCCTCGCGAACGTCTCCGACGGGCTCGCGGTCGTCGACGAGGAGCAGTTCGGCCCGGTGTTACCGGTGATCTCCTACCGCGAGGTGGACGACGCGGTCGCGCGCGCCAACAGCACCCGGTACGGGCTGACGGCCTCGGTGTGGTCGGCCGACCCGGAGCACGCCGCCGAGGTCGCGGCCGAGGTGGACGCCGGGCAGGTCACCGTGAACATGCACGGCGGCGCGGTCACACCGGACCTGCCGTTCGGCGGGCACAAGTGGAGTGGGATCGGCGTCGAGAACGGGCCGTGGGGCTTGTACGGCTTCACCGAGACGCAGGTGCTCGCGGGCCCGGCACGGAGCGCCTGA
- a CDS encoding enoyl-CoA hydratase/isomerase family protein, whose amino-acid sequence MGTGRVLLDRDEETGIARLTLDNPDRRNAYDAAMREQLGAYLDDLALDDTIKVVHLRGSGDVFSTGADMGNAYAWYGDGTGNDRKRRPSQRRRLSVDRKTFSFYHNLIGYPKVTIAEVRGYALGGGFELALMADVAVVAEDTLMGMPATRFLGPALGSLHTFFHRLGPMLARRLLLTGDTIRAAELRQWPIFTEVVAADDVAARADWWGRKIARMPADGLVIAKEAFRLVEQLQGYQGEEVVSYLVHAFGTNLQFEDGEFNFVKTRAEHGTRRAFELRDAHFEVPEPS is encoded by the coding sequence ATGGGGACCGGCCGCGTGCTGTTGGACCGCGACGAGGAGACCGGCATCGCCCGGCTCACGCTCGACAACCCGGACCGTCGCAACGCCTACGACGCGGCGATGCGCGAGCAGCTCGGCGCGTACCTCGACGACCTGGCGCTCGACGACACGATCAAGGTCGTCCACCTGCGCGGCAGCGGCGACGTGTTCAGCACCGGCGCGGACATGGGCAACGCCTACGCCTGGTACGGCGACGGCACGGGGAACGACCGAAAACGCCGCCCCAGCCAGCGCCGGCGCCTGTCCGTCGACCGCAAGACGTTCAGCTTCTACCACAACCTGATCGGCTACCCGAAGGTCACGATCGCCGAGGTCCGCGGTTACGCGCTGGGCGGCGGGTTCGAGCTGGCGCTGATGGCCGACGTCGCGGTGGTCGCCGAGGACACGCTGATGGGCATGCCCGCGACCCGGTTCCTCGGCCCGGCGCTCGGGTCGCTGCACACGTTCTTCCACCGGCTGGGCCCGATGCTGGCCCGGCGCCTGCTGCTGACCGGCGACACGATCCGCGCCGCCGAGTTGCGCCAGTGGCCGATCTTCACCGAGGTCGTGGCCGCGGACGACGTCGCGGCGCGGGCCGACTGGTGGGGCCGCAAGATCGCCCGGATGCCCGCCGACGGCCTGGTCATCGCGAAGGAGGCGTTCCGCCTGGTCGAGCAGCTGCAGGGTTACCAGGGCGAGGAGGTGGTCAGCTACCTCGTCCACGCGTTCGGAACGAACCTGCAGTTCGAGGACGGCGAATTCAACTTCGTCAAGACCCGCGCGGAGCACGGCACCCGGCGCGCGTTCGAGCTGCGCGACGCACACTTCGAAGTCCCGGAACCGAGCTGA
- a CDS encoding enoyl-CoA hydratase/isomerase family protein, with product MTILYEVTPDRVATITLNRPEALNAFDRQMCHEIRDAWQQVKADPNVHAVVLRAAGERAFCAGLDVKKAYGQPDDVWNHEDPGELLSPKWQKVWKPVVCAVQGLCTAGAFYFVNEADVVICSTDATFFDSHVSGGRVSAVEPVGLMRRIGLGETLRIALLGNDERVSAETALRIGLVTEVTSPDALHGRAHEIAAAIAEKPTAATQGTVRAIWESLDRPYRAATEQALIYTRLGNPVGMAAVDPTAPRRGWVR from the coding sequence ATGACGATCCTGTACGAGGTCACACCCGACCGGGTCGCCACGATCACGTTGAACCGGCCCGAGGCGCTGAACGCGTTCGACCGGCAGATGTGCCACGAGATCCGGGACGCCTGGCAGCAGGTCAAAGCCGACCCGAACGTGCACGCGGTGGTGCTGCGGGCGGCGGGGGAGCGCGCGTTCTGCGCCGGGCTCGACGTCAAGAAGGCGTACGGCCAGCCCGACGACGTCTGGAACCACGAGGATCCGGGTGAGTTGCTCAGTCCGAAGTGGCAGAAGGTCTGGAAGCCGGTGGTCTGCGCGGTGCAGGGCCTGTGTACGGCCGGTGCGTTCTACTTCGTGAACGAGGCGGACGTGGTGATCTGCTCGACCGATGCGACGTTCTTCGACTCGCACGTCAGCGGCGGCCGGGTCAGCGCGGTGGAACCGGTCGGGCTGATGCGCCGGATCGGCCTCGGCGAGACGCTGCGGATCGCGTTGCTCGGCAACGACGAGCGGGTGTCCGCGGAGACCGCGCTGCGGATCGGGCTGGTGACCGAGGTGACCTCCCCGGACGCCCTGCACGGCCGGGCTCACGAGATCGCCGCAGCTATCGCGGAGAAGCCGACCGCGGCGACCCAGGGCACGGTGCGGGCGATCTGGGAGTCGCTGGACCGGCCGTACCGGGCGGCGACCGAGCAGGCGCTGATCTACACGCGGCTCGGCAACCCGGTCGGGATGGCAGCGGTTGATCCCACCGCACCGCGGCGGGGGTGGGTTCGATGA
- a CDS encoding enoyl-CoA hydratase/isomerase family protein, with amino-acid sequence MEFETIRYEVSDRIATITFDRPEALNAVNPLMVRELHTAYAAAEADEAVWTIIVTGAGRAFCAGADVGEIPDDGRVIYEEPYLSTYPQWEAPQEATPPFRTMTKPVLAAVNGLCCGAGLDLVTTGDIAIASERAEFFDPHVSIGLVSGRESVRLARVLPPGIALRVALMGKHERLSAERAYQFGLVSEVVPHEQLLTRAREVAGMINRNAPLAVRGTRLAIRRGLDLPLHDAEILAEAYRERVVRTEDAREGPQAFLEKRAPKWQCR; translated from the coding sequence ATGGAGTTCGAGACGATCCGCTACGAGGTGTCCGACCGGATCGCGACGATCACGTTCGATCGGCCGGAGGCCTTGAACGCGGTGAACCCGCTGATGGTGCGCGAACTGCACACGGCGTACGCGGCGGCCGAGGCCGACGAGGCGGTGTGGACGATCATCGTCACCGGTGCCGGGCGGGCGTTCTGCGCGGGTGCCGACGTGGGGGAGATTCCCGACGACGGGCGGGTGATCTACGAGGAGCCGTACCTGTCCACGTATCCGCAGTGGGAGGCGCCGCAGGAGGCCACCCCGCCGTTCCGGACGATGACCAAACCGGTGCTCGCCGCGGTCAACGGACTGTGCTGCGGCGCGGGGCTGGATCTCGTCACGACCGGCGACATCGCAATCGCGTCCGAGCGGGCGGAGTTCTTCGACCCGCACGTGAGCATCGGCCTGGTGTCCGGACGCGAGTCGGTGCGGCTCGCGCGGGTGCTGCCACCGGGCATCGCGCTGCGGGTGGCGCTGATGGGGAAGCACGAGCGGCTCAGTGCGGAGCGGGCCTACCAGTTCGGGCTGGTGTCCGAGGTCGTGCCGCACGAGCAGTTGCTGACCCGGGCCCGGGAAGTCGCCGGGATGATCAACCGGAACGCACCGCTGGCGGTGCGGGGTACTCGGCTGGCGATCCGGCGCGGGCTCGACCTGCCGCTGCACGACGCGGAGATCCTCGCCGAGGCGTACCGGGAGCGGGTGGTGCGTACCGAGGACGCTCGTGAGGGGCCGCAGGCATTCCTGGAGAAGCGCGCGCCGAAGTGGCAGTGTCGATGA